Proteins co-encoded in one Pseudomonas beijingensis genomic window:
- a CDS encoding YeeE/YedE family protein produces the protein MNIDWLNFTPWSSLAGGMLIGLAASLFVVANGRIAGISGLIGSLLQRGSEGLGEKALFLLGLLVAPLSWGVFATLPPIEFQSGWFGLTVAGLLVGVGTRYGSGCTSGHGVCGLSRLSPRSIVATACFILSGFATVFVLRRHVIGV, from the coding sequence ATGAATATTGACTGGCTCAACTTTACGCCGTGGTCATCCCTTGCCGGCGGTATGTTGATTGGCTTGGCGGCCAGCCTGTTTGTGGTCGCCAACGGCCGGATCGCCGGCATCAGTGGGCTGATTGGCAGCCTACTGCAGCGTGGTAGCGAAGGGCTGGGCGAGAAGGCTCTGTTTCTCCTTGGCCTGCTCGTCGCGCCGCTGTCATGGGGCGTGTTTGCGACGTTGCCACCCATCGAGTTTCAGAGCGGCTGGTTCGGCCTCACTGTCGCGGGCCTGTTGGTGGGGGTCGGCACTCGTTACGGTTCGGGCTGCACCAGTGGCCATGGTGTCTGTGGTCTATCACGCCTTTCACCGCGTTCGATTGTCGCCACGGCGTGTTTCATCCTCAGCGGTTTCGCCACGGTATTTGTCCTGCGGCGTCACGTGATAGGGGTTTGA
- a CDS encoding DUF6691 family protein — MRKLTAFIAGLLFGFGLLLAGMTDPKKVLGFLDLAGAWDPSLALVMIGAIGTAIVPLAWARQQTHSLLGGSMQLPLKRELDLRLIGGSLVFGIGWGIAGICPGPAVAIMLTGHWQAFVFMLAMLAGMLLFTALETRRNH; from the coding sequence ATGCGCAAACTGACGGCATTCATCGCAGGCCTGCTCTTTGGCTTCGGCCTGCTCCTGGCAGGCATGACCGATCCGAAAAAAGTTTTGGGTTTCCTGGACTTGGCCGGTGCCTGGGATCCGTCTCTGGCGTTGGTGATGATCGGCGCGATTGGCACCGCCATTGTCCCGCTGGCCTGGGCGCGCCAACAGACTCATTCGCTGCTGGGCGGCTCCATGCAGTTGCCGCTCAAGCGAGAACTGGACCTACGCCTGATCGGTGGCAGCCTGGTGTTTGGTATCGGATGGGGCATCGCCGGCATCTGCCCCGGCCCCGCCGTGGCCATCATGCTGACCGGGCACTGGCAAGCCTTTGTGTTCATGCTGGCCATGTTGGCGGGCATGTTGTTGTTCACCGCGCTGGAAACCCGGCGCAACCATTGA
- a CDS encoding ArsO family NAD(P)H-dependent flavin-containing monooxygenase produces MSRSHPDTFDVVIIGGGQAALAVAYFLRRTPLSFVILDAQEEPGGAWRHGWNSLRLFSPATWSSIPGWMMPPTQDGYPSRNHVIDYLKQYEQRYRFPVERPVQVTRVEHTETGLRVHAPDRHWDARVVVSATGTWSNLYIPHYPDAALFAGQQLHSADYVEASPFAGKEVLVVGGGNSGAQILAEVSKVAETTWVTPVEPLFLPDDVDGRVLFERATERWKAEQEGRVIGQPVGGLGDIVMVPPVVEARERNVLQAVRPFERFTRNGVIWADGRESAVDVVIWCTGFRPALQHLDALGVLNDDGRVEVEGTRSIQEPRLWLVGYGEWTGSASATLIGVTRTARSTVGEIVALLTEPSTADSPA; encoded by the coding sequence ATGTCCCGCTCACACCCCGATACATTTGACGTAGTCATCATCGGTGGCGGCCAAGCGGCCTTGGCGGTGGCCTATTTCCTGCGACGCACGCCTCTCTCGTTCGTCATCCTCGACGCCCAGGAAGAACCCGGTGGTGCCTGGCGCCATGGTTGGAACTCGCTACGACTCTTTTCCCCGGCGACCTGGAGTTCGATCCCCGGCTGGATGATGCCCCCCACGCAGGATGGCTATCCGTCGCGAAACCATGTGATCGACTATCTAAAGCAGTACGAACAGCGCTATCGATTTCCAGTGGAGCGGCCCGTGCAGGTCACCCGCGTGGAACACACCGAAACGGGCTTGCGAGTACATGCCCCGGATAGGCACTGGGACGCCCGGGTCGTGGTCAGCGCAACGGGCACCTGGAGCAACCTCTACATCCCTCATTACCCTGATGCGGCCTTGTTCGCTGGTCAGCAACTGCATTCGGCGGACTATGTCGAGGCGTCCCCTTTCGCCGGCAAGGAAGTCCTGGTGGTGGGCGGCGGCAATTCAGGGGCGCAGATTCTGGCCGAGGTGTCGAAAGTCGCCGAGACCACTTGGGTTACTCCCGTCGAGCCGCTGTTCCTTCCCGACGACGTGGATGGGCGCGTGTTGTTCGAGCGCGCCACCGAACGCTGGAAGGCCGAGCAGGAAGGTCGCGTCATTGGCCAACCCGTGGGAGGTTTGGGCGACATCGTGATGGTGCCACCGGTTGTCGAGGCCCGTGAACGCAACGTCCTTCAGGCCGTCAGGCCTTTCGAGCGCTTTACCCGCAACGGCGTGATCTGGGCCGACGGCCGCGAATCGGCCGTGGACGTGGTGATCTGGTGCACCGGATTCAGGCCCGCCCTGCAGCATCTGGATGCGCTGGGAGTGCTCAACGACGACGGCCGTGTGGAGGTCGAGGGTACTCGCTCGATACAAGAGCCCAGGCTGTGGCTGGTCGGCTACGGCGAGTGGACGGGATCGGCTTCAGCCACGCTGATCGGCGTTACACGCACCGCACGCAGCACGGTCGGCGAGATAGTCGCTTTGCTCACCGAACCATCCACCGCCGATTCGCCCGCTTGA